GGATCAAAATTACAACGATATCTACGACGGGATAGAGAGAACTGGAGAGGAGCAGTTTGAAGGTAGAGATTTAAGTGGCAGATTGGAAGATCTGAAAATGGCTGGCGCTATTtctgaaggaaatgaagatggtaGCACGCAAGAAGAGCTTGGACAAGACTCGCACATTACGAGACGATCATCCGACGAACCGGCGTTCTTCCACTCCGACTCTGTGCCTATATCACCCATTTCCCAACTTCAACCGTCGGTGAACCAAGGCGCCAAAGTAAACACACTCCTTCCAGATGGTATCGGGCCGATTCAAGGGCTCTTTTTGGCTGCTATGCCATCTCCCCGACTTGCACCCGTTCTTCCACATCCCGGATCGCTCGACACTTCATTCTGTACAGAGGCGGGACCATCATCTAATCCACGTACATCCAAGCGATGGAACAGTCATACTAGGGGTGATTCGAACCCGATGGAGATTAGAGAATCTGCTGCTCTAgtatcttcatccccacAATACCATGGCAAAGGCAAGAGTGCAGAGAATCGGCCTTTGCTGGATGGTCGGCCGACAGAAGGGTATGCTTCGATACAGTCGCAAAAGGAGATAAGACGAAAGTCAAATAGAAGAAAGCGAAGCGAAGATGGCCAGAGCACAGAAGGACAAACCGTAAGTCTGATCCTCTctatctctctctcccacaCTAAAACCCGCTTGTTCTATCTCCAGCTGTTCAACGCGACGGCAGTACTAGTTGGTATAggtctcctctcccttccacTTGCTTTCGCATATGCCGGATGGATAGGAGGTACGATCATGCTTCTCGGCTTCGGGTGGTTGACTTGCTATACGTATATTTTGTTCTCATCTACTAACTTTACCGGAACACTAATCATGAGGCTCGTCATAGGGCGAAGCTACTGGCGAGACTGATCAGAGCCGACGGAAGAATGATGGGATATACAGACATTGGTCTGCGAGCTTTCGGCAGTTGGGCGGGTGCGGGTATAAATCTATTGTAAGTGGCGGTCATATCAATCACTGAATGATTATGCTGATTACAGGGTAGATTCTGCATGGAGCTCTTTGCATTAGGGTACATTTCATCGTCTCGTCTTGTAATGATGGTATACTGACAACAGGCTCTAGTGTTGCCCtagttcttcttttcggAGACACACTCAACGTTCTCTACCCTTCAATACCATCAAATGTCTGGAAGCTCGTTGGTTTCTTCATGTACGCTCCACCGAGTTTTCACCAGTGTTCACACCCTTGGTTTGCTAACGCCCTTTTGATTGACAGTATCGTGCCCACTGTtctgcttcctctccgtcttctgtcactcccttctctcctttcctcaatctcctcctttttcctcatcataGTTCTTCTCGTCGACGGTATTCTGCCTTCCCCTGAGCCCTCATCGGCTTCGACGggctctcttctccacccctcACCGACCAGCCTTTCTCCTGAATGGTCCCGTGGTAACTGGTTGGGTGGGATAGGGCTTATTCTAGCCGGTTTTGGAGGCCACGCAGTGATGCCCAGTTTGGCGAGGGACATGAAGCGGCCAGAGAAATTTGATGGGATCGTTAATTGGGCGTTTGTAAGTTTCGCTATTGTCTCTTCCTATCCTCTCTCAAACTCGGTGTGACCATATAACAAACTTTTTTTCGTTTTCTGACTCGGGATTTGACACAGGCGATAGCAACTGGCATATCTTTCACAGCAGGTGCCGCTGGGTATCTTATGTTCGGTGAGACCGTATCTGACGAAGTATGTCCCTCCAGCTCTCATTTTTTCCCGGATGGTTCCCTAGGCTGATGAGATGTTGCAAAATTACCTAGGTTACGAAAGACCTGATGCGAGAGAAGTATCATTACCCTCGAATACTCAATATTGTGGCTCTATGGATGATTGTCATCAACCCCCTTACAAAATTTGGGCTTTCCTCTCGTCCTGTGAGTGTTAATTTATTTTATGTTCGCCTTTTCTTGAGAGCTAGGCTCCATTAGTATGGGATCAAACGCTAATGGATAGCTCTCTCTTGCAGCTCAATCTGACAATCGAAGGAATACTTAGGATatccccttctccaccaccgtccctcttctctccctttgATGGTGGACTCGAATCAGCGCTCGGGTCGGGTGCACCAGAGACAAGCCAAGTTAATTTTCCCAAACGTCGCGATCGGTCATCTTTCTCTACTCACAACGATCCCCGCACATCCCGTCGACCGTCTGCCCTCACCTCTCCATCCAACTCTCGCCCCTTTCCTCAGTCCCAATCTCAGATAGTCGCCTTCGAGCAATATGTCTCTAAAGAAcgcaagaagagatggctGCGAATGGTGTCGCGAGTGGTCATTACCGCTCTCTGTGTGGGTGTCGCTGTAGTCTTGCCGGGTTTCGGACGTGTGATGGCCTTTTTGGGAAGTTTCTCCGCATTTATGATTTGTATCATCTTGCCTGTACGTCCTCATCTGCgttttcaccatcctccctCCGGAACTCAAAACTAACTTTTGTCTTTAAAAAGCTCCTATTCTACATCCGCCTGTCCCCCACTCTCCTTCCAACTTGTCCCCCGTCGCCCCATTCGCTCACATTCCTACCGACTGCCCGCTCGCAACCCATGTCAAAATGGGCCAGCGAGAAATTTACGAATGCGATACACTGGGTATTGGTAATCGCCAGTACGGCGCTGATGATAGCCGGGACTATATGGGCGTTCTTGCCAGGAAGTGGGCATGATGAGTTGGAAACGTAGCGGTTTCGAGGGCATAGAAGGGCTGTAACAGTCGTAGCAAGTGTTTCGTTTTGATAGTTGTATTTTTTAAATCAGGTCTCGCATTTTACTTTGCTGCTTTTGGTTAGAGATAAGGATTAGAAATTATATAAGGATCTATAGACGAATCTAAAACGTGGTAGAATCCATTCGCGATTGACTTGGCCTGGAGGTATCTTAACCCTGTTGTTTTACTTCCCTGAGCGAAAACCTGGCGAAAAACATAACGGAACTCTTCTCGTCCGTTTTTCTCCAATCTCTTGAAACAGAATAGCTATCAGAGTTGACGAACAAAATCATCACCGCCTAGCGAGTTCTCCATTCATCCCTTGTGTTTAATAAGCTTTCCCTATAACTGATTATCTCCATCCGTATCTTTCATCCATCAAGCTGTATACATACGTCAAGGTGAGTCCAACTGAGCATCCTTTTGTGGTTCATATTCCTTTCCAATGAATTAGGCCATAGATGCTATTTCATATGCTTTGCAATTTGCTATAAAAAATCTGCCAGTGTTAGGTTTTCGAGCATCTTTTCACGTCTTGACTCGAATTTCAATGGTGAAAAACCGACTGTCTCAAGGACATCTCGCTTACTCCAGGTTTTATTCCCAATCATTTCCGAGTCTCGCTCAATTCTCACTCTCACGTTCGTCTTCAGTCCAAGACGTAATTGCCACATTTCCCAACATCTTGCCGATCCGATTGCGCATCTCATCAGTTTATCCGGTACTCTCCAGATGATCCATACGCAATTGGTCGTGATCTTTGCTCTCCGTTGTCTGATCTGTATGCATACCCTCGGCACCATTCCCCTGATGTCCAAAACGCAAAATTCTACACTTTCTacatttcttttcttggcACCGTATTGAAAAGATTTTGAGGGTTATCTCGCGGTTAATCCGCTTGAAGATAGGGATGAATGGGTTGAAAGATTGTGGGGGAGATTACGATAAAGGGCGGGATtaggagaagaatgagtGTCGTCTTATTGAGCAGGTCGGACCTTCAAATCAGACAAATCGGCTTGGGAACCGACGGCGATAGAGTGGGGGGATGCTTGTTCGAATGAGCTACGCAGGAAAACGTTAGTTGTCATTCTGCTTTTTCACCATGTCTGGTCGCGTTGCTGGGGTGGGTCtgtctctttttttctctcgctccctcttccatttcgTTTCCCTGATTGTGCCTTTCTGCAATATCTCCCTGCACACCCATCCACCCGCACTTCCTATCACTCGCTGGTAATCGGTCCGCCGATGCAATCACCCGCCCACCCCATCTACCACTCGCTTTCGCTCACAAACTCACTTGGGatacctcatcctcaacaccTTTGgcctctctccctcctgGAACAACAACTTGGTCTCCGCGGCCTCCTTTGTCAACTCCAAATGCTTCTCATTCCTCTGTGACCACACTTCGGCCTTTTCCGTCTGCTTGGCAAACCATCTCGTCAACGCTGGAAGCGTCTCATCCTTGCGGGCGGCCGCGAACGCTTCAGGATcgagagaaggggatgCGGGCTTGtcggaaggggaagggaggtAAGGGTAGATGAGGATCGAGgcggtgaggatgatgaatgcGTTGCGCCAGGAAGGTGTGAAGAAGGCTAACAGAGTGATGAGCTATCGCACACTGCCGGGAGCAACGTCGACCTACACTCGTTGGTATAAGCGTCACTCTGGTCCTCGGCGCCGTGGTGGTCGCTGTGGGCTGCTCTCCTGGGTGCCGAGGTGGCGATACCCCTGGCGGCATTGAGGGTGGTGGCGTGTCGGAAGAGAGGCCTGAGTGACATTTCTACGATTTCCCGAGAGACGAGTACGAGGAGTATGTGGGATGAGAGATCCATCACCGCTGATAGGCCGAATCACTTACCACGGCGTTACGCGGCGCCTTGCGGTGTGGCGGCGGCACTGAGATTTGGTTCCGCGGATTGTACGCGTCGCGGGTGTCTGTGCACACTCATTTCGACGCGTACAAGGGGATCCCACACTCCCCCTCGACTGCTTGAAAACAGCCCCGAACCGGATTCGCGGCACAGCGCAACAGCCCAGGATGGCCATGCAGAGTATCAAATGTACGTCGTTCCTTTCTCCCGCCGCTCGGCGCTGACTGTCCCACCCAGGCGTCGTCGTCGGTGACGGCGCCGTCGGAAAGGTACATTATCATCCCATCCCTCTCAATTCGCTACGCCATACTAACCGCAGCGACGGCGTGGATAGACATGTCTCTTGATTTCATACACCACCAACTCATTCCCCGGGGAATACGTCCCGACTGTGTTTGACAACTACTCTGCCAGCGTACTCGTTGATGGTCGGCCGGTCAGTCTGGGATTATGGGATACTGCCGGGCAGGAAGACTATGAGTGCGTTTTcccgtctctcttcttctcttcttctgcttttgCACCTATTATTTATCCCTTCTTTCGCACTGTCTTTCTTTACgtccctttcttcatctccttgatGTGTGACGCGTGAACAAAAAGTGGCTGACATCACCCCCCATTCCACCTTTCCCACCACTTGAAACAGCCGGCTAAGACCACTATCCTACCCACAGACCGATGTATTCCTCGTCTGCTTCTCAATCGTCTCTCCACCAAGTTTCGAAAATGTCAAAACGGTAAGTCATTGGAGTCTTGGATTTTATGGATTCTGGAGGAATCGTACGCGTCTGGAACCGTCTTGACTTGAGCTGACCATTTTCCCGCTTTTGCCGTCCATTGCCTCGTAAAAAAAAACGTCTTGGAAAATAGAAAGTAAATCTTTCTCGTGCTTTCCCCCGCGCTGCCCACGCTAACACTCCCTTGCCCACCTACAGTGGATCCCCGAAATCCGCCACCACGCTCCAACGactcccatccttctcatcgGCACCAAACTCGATCTCCGGGACGACCCCGTCACCCTCTCACGGCTGAAAGAACGCCGTTTCCAACCGATCGGGTTTGAGATGGGTGTCAGATGCGCGAGGGAGATTGGGGCTGTTAGGTATTTGGAGGCTTCCAGTCGGACGTGCGTTTGttgcctttctcttcttcttctttccgctAACGGTAACTCTTGTTGGAAAATAAATAAACAGACAAAAAGGCTTGAAAAACGTATTCGACGAAGCGATCCGTGCGGTACTCAGTCCTTCTACAAGGGACgcgagggagaagaagaagaagaaacagcAGTGTTTGATTCTCTGAGCGACCGCTTTTAAACGAGGCGTTTGTCTAGTAGGGCGCGAGGGCACAGCATGCGAGAGACATTTAGATTTAGATGGATCGGCCggcggggcgggggggTCATAGGGAAGAACAAAGATGAGGCGGAAAGGTTGAAAAGAAGGTATCAccaagaggaaaggaaaaaaggaacTGCCCCCGAGTTGACCACAAAAACCAAGCAACGATCACTGTCATACGGAATAGTCGTTGaatttttctttttttagCATCTTTTTAGATTCATCGATTGATCAAGTTTTTACCTTTTCCCATGCAAGCACTGTATTTTTATCCCCCCCTCTTACTCCGTGGTCTATGATCTAATCTCGTGGCGGTTAGTGGGTTGCGCTTTGTCCGTTTTGACCATCCTGCCCTAGTTGCTTCATTTCCGGCTCCCGTGTCAAGGTTTGACATTGTATCATTGTGCTCTATGAAATGCTGATGTTTCGACTCGCCCATTGGCACTCGCCCATTCGCCCACTCGCCCATTGGCACTCGCCCTCGCCCAGATACATCCCAGTTTTGCTGCCAAAACTGCACCTTTTACGGCCTCTTGACCTTTACCTTCATCCTATCTGAAGCGCCCCTCACTTTTTCCCTCCCATGCGATGCTGCGCGCGTTAAGCCGCCCTATTATGTCACGAACCGAAAAACGTCAGCTTacaacgaaaaaaaaaaagtaagaccaaaaaaaaaaaaaaaaaaaaaaaaacccacCTTGCCAACCCATCCCCTTTTGGTCAACCAGCCCACAAACTTTGGCGTCCACGCGACGGTCAACCCTGCTCTAATAGGTAACAACGCCGTTTTATGTATCGTGTACGCCAACACTGCTTCTGCCCAAAACGTCTTTCCAAACCATCCGCTCTTGGCCTGCttgccctccttcttttcagcggccatctcctcctccctctcccgcTCATCCTCgaccctcatcctctccgcTTCCTCGACCCCGTACCTCTTTGACCGATAGAACGCTTTCGCCGAATCCATCAGCGGGGCGATCCGCTCCGCGCCGAGCGAATGGACGAGCAGGAAACAGAGGGAAAAGTcgatggtggagaggaaaaagtACATGCCGACGGCCCACGAGCCGTATTTCCTGGTGAGGGCTTTGAATCTTGCATAGGCTGATTTTGGTTCGGCTCCGGGTTCGTGTTCAGGTTCGTGTTCGGGTCCAGACTCACTCTCGTGTCTCTTCTGGTCAGAGCCAGAGCTCGTGGTATTTCGTTGAGAGGACGCTTGGAGGTTGGCGTTAAAGATGTGCGGGGTAGGAAAGAAACGAGCGCAAGGAGAGCGTAGCGGTCAAGGGGAGGATAAACGATCGGGAGAGGTGGATGGCAGTAGGGCGCAGGAGAGCGGGGTGTATGGCTGTTGCGCCACGGACACGGGCCAACGACACAGGGCGTATTCTGGCGAGCGGGACGGGCATTGCGCAGGGGCTATGGCTGAAAAGCGTGTCGAGAAAAGCGAGGGCTGGCAAAATG
The Cryptococcus neoformans var. neoformans B-3501A chromosome 13, whole genome shotgun sequence DNA segment above includes these coding regions:
- a CDS encoding hypothetical protein (HMMPfam hit to Aa_trans, Transmembrane amino acid transporter protein, score: 171.2, E(): 2.1e-48), which translates into the protein MSPPQGKGVPVPNLGLKHESKKKGHVMQSSLELVFSYSRSQQMHYGSRSAPSFLDDSSFRGDQFDVDDYDEDQNYNDIYDGIERTGEEQFEGRDLSGRLEDLKMAGAISEGNEDGSTQEELGQDSHITRRSSDEPAFFHSDSVPISPISQLQPSVNQGAKVNTLLPDGIGPIQGLFLAAMPSPRLAPVLPHPGSLDTSFCTEAGPSSNPRTSKRWNSHTRGDSNPMEIRESAALVSSSPQYHGKGKSAENRPLLDGRPTEGYASIQSQKEIRRKSNRRKRSEDGQSTEGQTLFNATAVLVGIGLLSLPLAFAYAGWIGGTIMLLGFGWLTCYTAKLLARLIRADGRMMGYTDIGLRAFGSWAGAGINLLVHFIVSSCNDGILTTGSSVALVLLFGDTLNVLYPSIPSNVWKLVGFFIIVPTVLLPLRLLSLPSLLSSISSFFLIIVLLVDGILPSPEPSSASTGSLLHPSPTSLSPEWSRGNWLGGIGLILAGFGGHAVMPSLARDMKRPEKFDGIVNWAFAIATGISFTAGAAGYLMFGETVSDEVTKDLMREKYHYPRILNIVALWMIVINPLTKFGLSSRPLNLTIEGILRISPSPPPSLFSPFDGGLESALGSGAPETSQVNFPKRRDRSSFSTHNDPRTSRRPSALTSPSNSRPFPQSQSQIVAFEQYVSKERKKRWLRMVSRVVITALCVGVAVVLPGFGRVMAFLGSFSAFMICIILPLLFYIRLSPTLLPTCPPSPHSLTFLPTARSQPMSKWASEKFTNAIHWVLVIASTALMIAGTIWAFLPGSGHDELET
- a CDS encoding hypothetical protein (Match to ESTs gb|CF185546.1|CF185546, gb|CF186515.1|CF186515, gb|CF186123.1|CF186123; HMMPfam hit to Ras, Ras family, score: 277.8, E(): 1.7e-80), with protein sequence MAMQSIKCVVVGDGAVGKTCLLISYTTNSFPGEYVPTVFDNYSASVLVDGRPVSLGLWDTAGQEDYDRLRPLSYPQTDVFLVCFSIVSPPSFENVKTWIPEIRHHAPTTPILLIGTKLDLRDDPVTLSRLKERRFQPIGFEMGVRCAREIGAVRYLEASSRTQKGLKNVFDEAIRAVLSPSTRDAREKKKKKQQCLIL
- a CDS encoding hypothetical protein (Match to EST gb|CF187534.1|CF187534); translated protein: MSLRPLFRHATTLNAARGIATSAPRRAAHSDHHGAEDQSDAYTNESFFTPSWRNAFIILTASILIYPYLPSPSDKPASPSLDPEAFAAARKDETLPALTRWFAKQTEKAEVWSQRNEKHLELTKEAAETKLLFQEGERPKVLRMRYPNSFEQASPHSIAVGSQADLSDLKVRPAQ